The Cloeon dipterum chromosome 3, ieCloDipt1.1, whole genome shotgun sequence genome includes a region encoding these proteins:
- the Syt1 gene encoding synaptotagmin 1 isoform X1, which produces MRLTLIANRPRWTSSPLLGTMAPVLQKREVVGGKSETLPYAPPEAADKVFSPAATEATNVDPDFAEPSEEASAEPTKEAGEEIGEKAMEMAEHLAEDIGIPTWGLIAIIVVVLLVVLAIVGFCIRRCCKKRRTKDGKKGKGMDLKSVQLLGGSYKEKVQPDMEELTENAEDGADEGESKQSEVKLGRLQYKLEFDFNTNSLSVTVMQAEDLPALDMGGTSDPYVKVYLLPDKKKKFETKVHRKTLSPVFNETFVFKNLPYAEAMNKTLVFAIFDFDRFSKHDQIGEVKLPLCQVDLAQTIEEWRDLVSVEGEGGQENKLGDICFSLRYVPTAGKLTVVILEAKNLKKMDVGGLSDPYVKIAILQNGKRLKKKKTSIKKCTLNPYYNESFSFEIPFEQIQKVNLSVTVVDYDRIGTSEPIGRVILGYNASGTELRHWSDMLASPRRPIAQWHTLKDPEECKEC; this is translated from the exons ATGCGCTTGACGCTGATTGCGAACCGACCGCGTTGGACATCGTCGCCGTTGCTAG GAACCATGGCGCCtgttttacaaaaaagagAGGTGGTGGGAGGAAAGTCCGAGACCCTGCCTTACGCGCCTCCAGAGGCGGCAGACAAAGTCTTCAGTCCTGCAGCCACCGAAGCGACAAATGTCG ATCCGGACTTTGCAGAACCAAGCGAAGAGGCATCAGCAGAGCCAACGAAAGAAGCAGGCGAGGAGATCGGCGAGAAAGCGATGGAAATGGCCGAGCACCTCGCCGAAGACATCGGGATTCCTACGTGGGGTCTCATCGCAATTATCGTAG TTGTATTGCTGGTAGTGTTAGCCATAGTAGGATTCTGCATTCGGCGGTGTTGTAAGAAGAGACGCACCAAAGATGGCAAGAAGGGCAAAGGCATGGACCTCAAGAGCGTCCAGCTGCTCGGAGGCTCGTACAAAGAAAAG GTACAGCCGGACATGGAGGAATTGACGGAGAACGCCGAGGACGGAGCCGACGAGGGCGAGAGCAAGCAGAGTGAGGTGAAGCTCGGACGCCTCCAATACAAG CTCGAGTTCGACTTCAATACCAATAGTTTATCTGTGACAGTGATGCAAGCAGAAGATCTACCCGCCCTTGACATGGGCGGCACTTCTGACCCCTACGTCAAAGTCTACCTCCTGCCggacaaaaagaaaaagtttgaaaccaaaGTACACAGAAAAACTCTAAGCCCTGTCTTCAACGAAACTTTCGTCTTCAAG AATCTGCCATACGCAGAAGCCATGAACAAAACGCTGGTTTTCGCGATATTCGACTTTGACCGCTTCTCCAAGCACGACCAGATCGGTGAGGTTAAATTACCTTTGTGTCAGGTGGATCTCGCCCAGACGATCGAGGAGTGGCGCGACCTTGTCAGTGTCGAAGGCGAAGGTGGTCAG GAAAACAAGTTGGGCGACATTTGCTTCTCTCTGCGCTACGTGCCGACTGCCGGCAAGCTCACCGTGGTCATTCTCGAGGCAAAGAATCTTAAAAAGATGGACGTTGGCGGTCTATCTG ACCCTTACGTGAAAATCGCTATACTTCAGAATGGCAAACGActcaagaaaaagaaaacgagTATCAAGAAGTGCACATTAAATCCGTACTATAATGAGTCCTTCTCGTTTGAAATTCCCTTCGAACAAATACAG AAAGTGAACCTGTCGGTGACGGTAGTGGACTACGATCGTATCGGCACCTCAGAGCCGATCGGCCGGGTCATCCTCGGCTACAACGCGTCCGGCACGGAGCTGCGCCATTGGTCGGATATGCTGGCTTCGCCTCGCCGGCCGATCGCCCAGTGGCACACCCTCAAAGACCCCGAGGAGTGCAAAGAGTGCTAA
- the Syt1 gene encoding synaptotagmin 1 isoform X6: MAPVLQKREVVGGKSETLPYAPPEAADKVFSPAATEATNVEPSEEASAEPTKEAGEEIGEKAMEMAEHLAEDIGIPTWGLIAIIVVVLLVVLAIVGFCIRRCCKKRRTKDGKKGKGMDLKSVQLLGGSYKEKVQPDMEELTENAEDGADEGESKQSEVKLGRLQYKLEFDFNTNSLSVTVMQAEDLPALDMGGTSDPYVKVYLLPDKKKKFETKVHRKTLSPVFNETFVFKNLPYAEAMNKTLVFAIFDFDRFSKHDQIGEVKLPLCQVDLAQTIEEWRDLVSVEGEGGQENKLGDICFSLRYVPTAGKLTVVILEAKNLKKMDVGGLSDPYVKIAILQNGKRLKKKKTSIKKCTLNPYYNESFSFEIPFEQIQKVNLSVTVVDYDRIGTSEPIGRVILGYNASGTELRHWSDMLASPRRPIAQWHTLKDPEECKEC, from the exons ATGGCGCCtgttttacaaaaaagagAGGTGGTGGGAGGAAAGTCCGAGACCCTGCCTTACGCGCCTCCAGAGGCGGCAGACAAAGTCTTCAGTCCTGCAGCCACCGAAGCGACAAATGTCG AACCAAGCGAAGAGGCATCAGCAGAGCCAACGAAAGAAGCAGGCGAGGAGATCGGCGAGAAAGCGATGGAAATGGCCGAGCACCTCGCCGAAGACATCGGGATTCCTACGTGGGGTCTCATCGCAATTATCGTAG TTGTATTGCTGGTAGTGTTAGCCATAGTAGGATTCTGCATTCGGCGGTGTTGTAAGAAGAGACGCACCAAAGATGGCAAGAAGGGCAAAGGCATGGACCTCAAGAGCGTCCAGCTGCTCGGAGGCTCGTACAAAGAAAAG GTACAGCCGGACATGGAGGAATTGACGGAGAACGCCGAGGACGGAGCCGACGAGGGCGAGAGCAAGCAGAGTGAGGTGAAGCTCGGACGCCTCCAATACAAG CTCGAGTTCGACTTCAATACCAATAGTTTATCTGTGACAGTGATGCAAGCAGAAGATCTACCCGCCCTTGACATGGGCGGCACTTCTGACCCCTACGTCAAAGTCTACCTCCTGCCggacaaaaagaaaaagtttgaaaccaaaGTACACAGAAAAACTCTAAGCCCTGTCTTCAACGAAACTTTCGTCTTCAAG AATCTGCCATACGCAGAAGCCATGAACAAAACGCTGGTTTTCGCGATATTCGACTTTGACCGCTTCTCCAAGCACGACCAGATCGGTGAGGTTAAATTACCTTTGTGTCAGGTGGATCTCGCCCAGACGATCGAGGAGTGGCGCGACCTTGTCAGTGTCGAAGGCGAAGGTGGTCAG GAAAACAAGTTGGGCGACATTTGCTTCTCTCTGCGCTACGTGCCGACTGCCGGCAAGCTCACCGTGGTCATTCTCGAGGCAAAGAATCTTAAAAAGATGGACGTTGGCGGTCTATCTG ACCCTTACGTGAAAATCGCTATACTTCAGAATGGCAAACGActcaagaaaaagaaaacgagTATCAAGAAGTGCACATTAAATCCGTACTATAATGAGTCCTTCTCGTTTGAAATTCCCTTCGAACAAATACAG AAAGTGAACCTGTCGGTGACGGTAGTGGACTACGATCGTATCGGCACCTCAGAGCCGATCGGCCGGGTCATCCTCGGCTACAACGCGTCCGGCACGGAGCTGCGCCATTGGTCGGATATGCTGGCTTCGCCTCGCCGGCCGATCGCCCAGTGGCACACCCTCAAAGACCCCGAGGAGTGCAAAGAGTGCTAA
- the Syt1 gene encoding synaptotagmin 1 isoform X2, with protein MRLTLIANRPRWTSSPLLGTMAPVLQKREVVGGKSETLPYAPPEAADKVFSPAATEATNVDPDFAEPSEEASAEPTKEAGEEIGEKAMEMAEHLAEDIGIPTWGLIAIIVVVLLVVLAIVGFCIRRCCKKRRTKDGKKGKGMDLKSVQLLGGSYKEKPDMEELTENAEDGADEGESKQSEVKLGRLQYKLEFDFNTNSLSVTVMQAEDLPALDMGGTSDPYVKVYLLPDKKKKFETKVHRKTLSPVFNETFVFKNLPYAEAMNKTLVFAIFDFDRFSKHDQIGEVKLPLCQVDLAQTIEEWRDLVSVEGEGGQENKLGDICFSLRYVPTAGKLTVVILEAKNLKKMDVGGLSDPYVKIAILQNGKRLKKKKTSIKKCTLNPYYNESFSFEIPFEQIQKVNLSVTVVDYDRIGTSEPIGRVILGYNASGTELRHWSDMLASPRRPIAQWHTLKDPEECKEC; from the exons ATGCGCTTGACGCTGATTGCGAACCGACCGCGTTGGACATCGTCGCCGTTGCTAG GAACCATGGCGCCtgttttacaaaaaagagAGGTGGTGGGAGGAAAGTCCGAGACCCTGCCTTACGCGCCTCCAGAGGCGGCAGACAAAGTCTTCAGTCCTGCAGCCACCGAAGCGACAAATGTCG ATCCGGACTTTGCAGAACCAAGCGAAGAGGCATCAGCAGAGCCAACGAAAGAAGCAGGCGAGGAGATCGGCGAGAAAGCGATGGAAATGGCCGAGCACCTCGCCGAAGACATCGGGATTCCTACGTGGGGTCTCATCGCAATTATCGTAG TTGTATTGCTGGTAGTGTTAGCCATAGTAGGATTCTGCATTCGGCGGTGTTGTAAGAAGAGACGCACCAAAGATGGCAAGAAGGGCAAAGGCATGGACCTCAAGAGCGTCCAGCTGCTCGGAGGCTCGTACAAAGAAAAG CCGGACATGGAGGAATTGACGGAGAACGCCGAGGACGGAGCCGACGAGGGCGAGAGCAAGCAGAGTGAGGTGAAGCTCGGACGCCTCCAATACAAG CTCGAGTTCGACTTCAATACCAATAGTTTATCTGTGACAGTGATGCAAGCAGAAGATCTACCCGCCCTTGACATGGGCGGCACTTCTGACCCCTACGTCAAAGTCTACCTCCTGCCggacaaaaagaaaaagtttgaaaccaaaGTACACAGAAAAACTCTAAGCCCTGTCTTCAACGAAACTTTCGTCTTCAAG AATCTGCCATACGCAGAAGCCATGAACAAAACGCTGGTTTTCGCGATATTCGACTTTGACCGCTTCTCCAAGCACGACCAGATCGGTGAGGTTAAATTACCTTTGTGTCAGGTGGATCTCGCCCAGACGATCGAGGAGTGGCGCGACCTTGTCAGTGTCGAAGGCGAAGGTGGTCAG GAAAACAAGTTGGGCGACATTTGCTTCTCTCTGCGCTACGTGCCGACTGCCGGCAAGCTCACCGTGGTCATTCTCGAGGCAAAGAATCTTAAAAAGATGGACGTTGGCGGTCTATCTG ACCCTTACGTGAAAATCGCTATACTTCAGAATGGCAAACGActcaagaaaaagaaaacgagTATCAAGAAGTGCACATTAAATCCGTACTATAATGAGTCCTTCTCGTTTGAAATTCCCTTCGAACAAATACAG AAAGTGAACCTGTCGGTGACGGTAGTGGACTACGATCGTATCGGCACCTCAGAGCCGATCGGCCGGGTCATCCTCGGCTACAACGCGTCCGGCACGGAGCTGCGCCATTGGTCGGATATGCTGGCTTCGCCTCGCCGGCCGATCGCCCAGTGGCACACCCTCAAAGACCCCGAGGAGTGCAAAGAGTGCTAA
- the Syt1 gene encoding synaptotagmin 1 isoform X4 gives MRLTLIANRPRWTSSPLLGTMAPVLQKREVVGGKSETLPYAPPEAADKVFSPAATEATNVEPSEEASAEPTKEAGEEIGEKAMEMAEHLAEDIGIPTWGLIAIIVVVLLVVLAIVGFCIRRCCKKRRTKDGKKGKGMDLKSVQLLGGSYKEKVQPDMEELTENAEDGADEGESKQSEVKLGRLQYKLEFDFNTNSLSVTVMQAEDLPALDMGGTSDPYVKVYLLPDKKKKFETKVHRKTLSPVFNETFVFKNLPYAEAMNKTLVFAIFDFDRFSKHDQIGEVKLPLCQVDLAQTIEEWRDLVSVEGEGGQENKLGDICFSLRYVPTAGKLTVVILEAKNLKKMDVGGLSDPYVKIAILQNGKRLKKKKTSIKKCTLNPYYNESFSFEIPFEQIQKVNLSVTVVDYDRIGTSEPIGRVILGYNASGTELRHWSDMLASPRRPIAQWHTLKDPEECKEC, from the exons ATGCGCTTGACGCTGATTGCGAACCGACCGCGTTGGACATCGTCGCCGTTGCTAG GAACCATGGCGCCtgttttacaaaaaagagAGGTGGTGGGAGGAAAGTCCGAGACCCTGCCTTACGCGCCTCCAGAGGCGGCAGACAAAGTCTTCAGTCCTGCAGCCACCGAAGCGACAAATGTCG AACCAAGCGAAGAGGCATCAGCAGAGCCAACGAAAGAAGCAGGCGAGGAGATCGGCGAGAAAGCGATGGAAATGGCCGAGCACCTCGCCGAAGACATCGGGATTCCTACGTGGGGTCTCATCGCAATTATCGTAG TTGTATTGCTGGTAGTGTTAGCCATAGTAGGATTCTGCATTCGGCGGTGTTGTAAGAAGAGACGCACCAAAGATGGCAAGAAGGGCAAAGGCATGGACCTCAAGAGCGTCCAGCTGCTCGGAGGCTCGTACAAAGAAAAG GTACAGCCGGACATGGAGGAATTGACGGAGAACGCCGAGGACGGAGCCGACGAGGGCGAGAGCAAGCAGAGTGAGGTGAAGCTCGGACGCCTCCAATACAAG CTCGAGTTCGACTTCAATACCAATAGTTTATCTGTGACAGTGATGCAAGCAGAAGATCTACCCGCCCTTGACATGGGCGGCACTTCTGACCCCTACGTCAAAGTCTACCTCCTGCCggacaaaaagaaaaagtttgaaaccaaaGTACACAGAAAAACTCTAAGCCCTGTCTTCAACGAAACTTTCGTCTTCAAG AATCTGCCATACGCAGAAGCCATGAACAAAACGCTGGTTTTCGCGATATTCGACTTTGACCGCTTCTCCAAGCACGACCAGATCGGTGAGGTTAAATTACCTTTGTGTCAGGTGGATCTCGCCCAGACGATCGAGGAGTGGCGCGACCTTGTCAGTGTCGAAGGCGAAGGTGGTCAG GAAAACAAGTTGGGCGACATTTGCTTCTCTCTGCGCTACGTGCCGACTGCCGGCAAGCTCACCGTGGTCATTCTCGAGGCAAAGAATCTTAAAAAGATGGACGTTGGCGGTCTATCTG ACCCTTACGTGAAAATCGCTATACTTCAGAATGGCAAACGActcaagaaaaagaaaacgagTATCAAGAAGTGCACATTAAATCCGTACTATAATGAGTCCTTCTCGTTTGAAATTCCCTTCGAACAAATACAG AAAGTGAACCTGTCGGTGACGGTAGTGGACTACGATCGTATCGGCACCTCAGAGCCGATCGGCCGGGTCATCCTCGGCTACAACGCGTCCGGCACGGAGCTGCGCCATTGGTCGGATATGCTGGCTTCGCCTCGCCGGCCGATCGCCCAGTGGCACACCCTCAAAGACCCCGAGGAGTGCAAAGAGTGCTAA
- the Taz gene encoding tafazzin — MSNNNISTDWMFPILRQPPQYWKPFSTLTLSSVGLISKVLIGALNTRKIFNKDKLIAALEGRPKNVPLITVSNHHSCVDDPGLWGAMLKGWRHLCDRKVMRWSLAAHDICFTNKIHSYFFMMGKCIPVVRGAGVEQEALKFCSEKLCEGQWVHVFPEGLVNMTQEPMRIKWGVGKLVWDSPIEPIVIPLWHVGMEKILPNTPPYRPRTGQKVTINVGDPIQLSGLLHSLRNSQTDMVSARKAITDEIQDKLLALQPITEKLHLEWTYGRS; from the exons atgagtaaCAACAACATTAGCACTGACTGGATGTTTCCAATTCTTCGGCAGCCGCCACAATATTGGAAACCGTTCAGCACCCTCACTCTTTCTTCTGTTGGACTCATCAGCAAAGTTCTTATCG gtgCTCTGAATactcgaaaaatatttaacaaagaCAAACTTATTGCGGCTCTGGAAGGCAGGCCAAAAAATGTACCTCTCATCACTGTGTCTAATCACCATTCTTGCGTCGATGACCCTGGTCTGTGGGGAG CAATGCTCAAAGGCTGGCGTCATTTGTGCGACAGGAAAGTGATGCGGTGGAGTTTGGCTGCCCACGACATTTGTTTCACCAACAAAATTCACTCATACTTTTTCATGATGGGCAAATGCATTCCTGTTGTAAGGGGTGCTGGCGTTGAACAG gAGGCTCTCAAATTTTGCTCGGAAAAGTTGTGCGAAGGTCAGTGGGTGCACGTATTTCCTGAAGGACTGGTGAACATGACTCAGGAGCCAATGAGGATCAAGTGGGGCGTCGGAAAGCTGGTTTGGGACTCCCCGATCGAGCCCATAGTAATCCCACTTTGGCACGTGGGAATGGAGAAGATTCTGCCCAACACACCTCCATACCGTCCAAGAACTGGCCAGAAG GTGACGATTAATGTTGGAGATCCCATTCAGCTAAGCGGACTGCTGCATTCTCTACGGAATTCGCAGACTGACATGGTCAGTGCCAGAAAGGCAATCACTGACGAAATCCAAGATAAGCTTTTAGCGTTACAACCGATCACTGAGAAGCTGCACTTGGAATGGACGTATGGACGTAGTTAA
- the Syt1 gene encoding synaptotagmin 1 isoform X3 — MRLTLIANRPRWTSSPLLGTMAPVLQKREVVGGKSETLPYAPPEAADKVFSPAATEATNVDPDFAEPSEEASAEPTKEAGEEIGEKAMEMAEHLAEDIGIPTWGLIAIIVVVLLVVLAIVGFCIRRCCKKRRTKDGKKGKGMDLKSVQLLGGSYKEKVQPDMEELTENAEDGADEGESKQSEVKLGRLQYKLEFDFNTNSLSVTVMQAEDLPALDMGGTSDPYVKVYLLPDKKKKFETKVHRKTLSPVFNETFVFKNLPYAEAMNKTLVFAIFDFDRFSKHDQIGEVKLPLCQVDLAQTIEEWRDLVSVEGEGGQLGDICFSLRYVPTAGKLTVVILEAKNLKKMDVGGLSDPYVKIAILQNGKRLKKKKTSIKKCTLNPYYNESFSFEIPFEQIQKVNLSVTVVDYDRIGTSEPIGRVILGYNASGTELRHWSDMLASPRRPIAQWHTLKDPEECKEC, encoded by the exons ATGCGCTTGACGCTGATTGCGAACCGACCGCGTTGGACATCGTCGCCGTTGCTAG GAACCATGGCGCCtgttttacaaaaaagagAGGTGGTGGGAGGAAAGTCCGAGACCCTGCCTTACGCGCCTCCAGAGGCGGCAGACAAAGTCTTCAGTCCTGCAGCCACCGAAGCGACAAATGTCG ATCCGGACTTTGCAGAACCAAGCGAAGAGGCATCAGCAGAGCCAACGAAAGAAGCAGGCGAGGAGATCGGCGAGAAAGCGATGGAAATGGCCGAGCACCTCGCCGAAGACATCGGGATTCCTACGTGGGGTCTCATCGCAATTATCGTAG TTGTATTGCTGGTAGTGTTAGCCATAGTAGGATTCTGCATTCGGCGGTGTTGTAAGAAGAGACGCACCAAAGATGGCAAGAAGGGCAAAGGCATGGACCTCAAGAGCGTCCAGCTGCTCGGAGGCTCGTACAAAGAAAAG GTACAGCCGGACATGGAGGAATTGACGGAGAACGCCGAGGACGGAGCCGACGAGGGCGAGAGCAAGCAGAGTGAGGTGAAGCTCGGACGCCTCCAATACAAG CTCGAGTTCGACTTCAATACCAATAGTTTATCTGTGACAGTGATGCAAGCAGAAGATCTACCCGCCCTTGACATGGGCGGCACTTCTGACCCCTACGTCAAAGTCTACCTCCTGCCggacaaaaagaaaaagtttgaaaccaaaGTACACAGAAAAACTCTAAGCCCTGTCTTCAACGAAACTTTCGTCTTCAAG AATCTGCCATACGCAGAAGCCATGAACAAAACGCTGGTTTTCGCGATATTCGACTTTGACCGCTTCTCCAAGCACGACCAGATCGGTGAGGTTAAATTACCTTTGTGTCAGGTGGATCTCGCCCAGACGATCGAGGAGTGGCGCGACCTTGTCAGTGTCGAAGGCGAAGGTGGTCAG TTGGGCGACATTTGCTTCTCTCTGCGCTACGTGCCGACTGCCGGCAAGCTCACCGTGGTCATTCTCGAGGCAAAGAATCTTAAAAAGATGGACGTTGGCGGTCTATCTG ACCCTTACGTGAAAATCGCTATACTTCAGAATGGCAAACGActcaagaaaaagaaaacgagTATCAAGAAGTGCACATTAAATCCGTACTATAATGAGTCCTTCTCGTTTGAAATTCCCTTCGAACAAATACAG AAAGTGAACCTGTCGGTGACGGTAGTGGACTACGATCGTATCGGCACCTCAGAGCCGATCGGCCGGGTCATCCTCGGCTACAACGCGTCCGGCACGGAGCTGCGCCATTGGTCGGATATGCTGGCTTCGCCTCGCCGGCCGATCGCCCAGTGGCACACCCTCAAAGACCCCGAGGAGTGCAAAGAGTGCTAA
- the Syt1 gene encoding synaptotagmin 1 isoform X5, which produces MAPVLQKREVVGGKSETLPYAPPEAADKVFSPAATEATNVDPDFAEPSEEASAEPTKEAGEEIGEKAMEMAEHLAEDIGIPTWGLIAIIVVVLLVVLAIVGFCIRRCCKKRRTKDGKKGKGMDLKSVQLLGGSYKEKVQPDMEELTENAEDGADEGESKQSEVKLGRLQYKLEFDFNTNSLSVTVMQAEDLPALDMGGTSDPYVKVYLLPDKKKKFETKVHRKTLSPVFNETFVFKNLPYAEAMNKTLVFAIFDFDRFSKHDQIGEVKLPLCQVDLAQTIEEWRDLVSVEGEGGQENKLGDICFSLRYVPTAGKLTVVILEAKNLKKMDVGGLSDPYVKIAILQNGKRLKKKKTSIKKCTLNPYYNESFSFEIPFEQIQKVNLSVTVVDYDRIGTSEPIGRVILGYNASGTELRHWSDMLASPRRPIAQWHTLKDPEECKEC; this is translated from the exons ATGGCGCCtgttttacaaaaaagagAGGTGGTGGGAGGAAAGTCCGAGACCCTGCCTTACGCGCCTCCAGAGGCGGCAGACAAAGTCTTCAGTCCTGCAGCCACCGAAGCGACAAATGTCG ATCCGGACTTTGCAGAACCAAGCGAAGAGGCATCAGCAGAGCCAACGAAAGAAGCAGGCGAGGAGATCGGCGAGAAAGCGATGGAAATGGCCGAGCACCTCGCCGAAGACATCGGGATTCCTACGTGGGGTCTCATCGCAATTATCGTAG TTGTATTGCTGGTAGTGTTAGCCATAGTAGGATTCTGCATTCGGCGGTGTTGTAAGAAGAGACGCACCAAAGATGGCAAGAAGGGCAAAGGCATGGACCTCAAGAGCGTCCAGCTGCTCGGAGGCTCGTACAAAGAAAAG GTACAGCCGGACATGGAGGAATTGACGGAGAACGCCGAGGACGGAGCCGACGAGGGCGAGAGCAAGCAGAGTGAGGTGAAGCTCGGACGCCTCCAATACAAG CTCGAGTTCGACTTCAATACCAATAGTTTATCTGTGACAGTGATGCAAGCAGAAGATCTACCCGCCCTTGACATGGGCGGCACTTCTGACCCCTACGTCAAAGTCTACCTCCTGCCggacaaaaagaaaaagtttgaaaccaaaGTACACAGAAAAACTCTAAGCCCTGTCTTCAACGAAACTTTCGTCTTCAAG AATCTGCCATACGCAGAAGCCATGAACAAAACGCTGGTTTTCGCGATATTCGACTTTGACCGCTTCTCCAAGCACGACCAGATCGGTGAGGTTAAATTACCTTTGTGTCAGGTGGATCTCGCCCAGACGATCGAGGAGTGGCGCGACCTTGTCAGTGTCGAAGGCGAAGGTGGTCAG GAAAACAAGTTGGGCGACATTTGCTTCTCTCTGCGCTACGTGCCGACTGCCGGCAAGCTCACCGTGGTCATTCTCGAGGCAAAGAATCTTAAAAAGATGGACGTTGGCGGTCTATCTG ACCCTTACGTGAAAATCGCTATACTTCAGAATGGCAAACGActcaagaaaaagaaaacgagTATCAAGAAGTGCACATTAAATCCGTACTATAATGAGTCCTTCTCGTTTGAAATTCCCTTCGAACAAATACAG AAAGTGAACCTGTCGGTGACGGTAGTGGACTACGATCGTATCGGCACCTCAGAGCCGATCGGCCGGGTCATCCTCGGCTACAACGCGTCCGGCACGGAGCTGCGCCATTGGTCGGATATGCTGGCTTCGCCTCGCCGGCCGATCGCCCAGTGGCACACCCTCAAAGACCCCGAGGAGTGCAAAGAGTGCTAA